DNA sequence from the Daphnia carinata strain CSIRO-1 chromosome 8, CSIRO_AGI_Dcar_HiC_V3, whole genome shotgun sequence genome:
TTCCTACAATATAGAGCAGAAACACCAAAATAGATAATTTTTCCTGCATTTCGTAACTTTCTTTTACCCTATGATGTACTAGTTTGTTTTCAATGCCGTAAATGTCCTGAAGCAGATAAGCTAAATTGTCAAcatacaatttttgtttcaaagcTTTTAGTACATAAGATGCATCTGATGAATGTTCTATCAGGCAATACGTAGCTTGATGTTGTTTCggatctaaaaaaaatgaataataattcGGTCATGATAATTAGAAGTTTGAATATGCATACACACCATCCCCTTCCTCAGCTTCACACACTATGACTACAGGTATTATGTCATTTTCTGTGCCTGGAGAGTTATCTGCTATTCTGGTCGTCCACTGGCCAGATGTATTAATGCTGGTCTGAACTTGAATCTGGGGTTGTTGAATATTACATGGGCTCCACATAACTGTAGGCTGGCTAAAAAGTTGGCCAGCCCCTGGTTTATAATGGAAAGTTTCCGGAGGACAGCCACTCCTTGACACATAGCTGTGAAAAATAATACAGTTTAGTATGTTAACTGCAATCCCTTTCATGACACAATTACCGGACTCCCCGTGCCAACACTTCTTCCGCACAACCAAAGTATATGGTAACTGAACAGGACACATCTGAATCAAATACAAATTCAACTGTGTATGATGGGTCTTCTCCTCTGTCTGAAGCTGGTGCTGTACGTAAAAATCGTACAGATTCTTTCCTCACATTAATCAGGGCTCTTAAAGTCTTTGTTGGCTCATTAGTTTGGGGTGCTGAATatggaaactgaaaaaataTGAAAGTACAATATAAGATGGATAAAAAGTGAGCTGAGGCCAAACACTGTACATACAGGAACAGGTCGATTCCCGAGGAAATTAAGATCTGAATTATCTCCAAACAAATAAGCTTCTGGTTGCTGGACATCAAACCTTTCTCCTCCCATGATGAAATAACTTGAAAAATAATTCCCTTGCTTGGGAGGATAACGATACATCAAAGGGTTGATGTTAGAGGACTGGTCAGTCACGTCCTCGGTGACAACGCCACTTCGACTGGCAAATATTCCCATTATGCAATACTGGCTTTATTGAATCACTGAGCGATACTCTTTTTGAACTGATTTTTCGAGAATAATGTTTTTTACGTGAAGCCTTAAACTTTAATTACAATGCACTATAGTAACCTTTCCCAAAAATTCCAGGACACTGTACATCACTACAACAACATAGTGCAGTACAGGAAACTTGTGATAGTCCCGAAAGCATTTCTCACAAGATGGCAGTGTTTCAGGCGCGacttaaatatttaatttcaaatttaactGTACGAAAAATGCCAAATTAGGGATTTTTCGCGAACGGAAAGATGAGTGGTTTATGGAAAATTACATATTCATAGTATCTCAAATGATCTCTAACGAAATTCGCTCTAGTGACATATCGATATTAATCACCCTCACAGAAACCTGATTAGTAACAGAAAGAATCTCCTTCTTGCCTCTCATACGACTGGTATGTACTAAAGCATCTTTGCCCACTCCGATATCTACGAAAGCCCCAAAATCTGTGATATTACTGATGCGACCTATTCCAATCAAATAACAGATATTAGTCTTATTTTTGAACCgctaacataaatttttttatacctCTAAGTTCTTGGCCAATTTTTAAATCAGCTATTGAAGTTACACTTCTCTTGAACAATGGCTTATCAAAATTCGTGCGCAAGTCATATCGAAGGGGGTGCAACAGGCTTAGTACTATTTGATCGACCTTGCCTTCCGATTCTCGTAGCTCTTTCGCGATTTGTTTTGAAGCTAAAACAACATGGAAAATGGTTAATtatagatgaaaaaaaaaaacttcgcTCAGTTAAAAACCATACGCTTTGTTGACAGATAGGTTTGCAGTTGCCGAATGAATGATTCATGGCCAATTTCCTCCATATTACCTTTAAACATATGGATAATCCTGCAATACGAAATGTTTGTTATAACGTGGTGTAACGTCGttcacgataaaaaaaaattccgtaTTATACCTGTGTGCCAATTGATATGATTCGGGATGAACACACGTGCGATCCAGAGGATTTGGCGAATGAGTAACTGCCTTTTTTCCGCGTGAGACTTTTTTCGGTTTGCAGGGCTCTTTGTCAACATTATCATtgctataaaagaaaaacttttgctTTATCGAGTCAATGAAAAATGCACTTTCCCCTTCGtcttgaatttaaaaaataacgaattaaatagaaaaaaaattacctgttGTCGGTTGCTGATGTTTCCGGGATGGTGAGGAAGCCAGCGCACTGCTGAAATGTTATAGGGCCCAGCGATGGAACATCACAAATTTGCTGACGATTAACGAACTGGCCTTTCTTGTTTCGATAGTCGATAATCTTCTTGGCTTTATTGGAGCTTAGGCCTGCAACTTTGCTGTAAAAACCGTATAAATACGATATGTAATTTATAGCAAGGTAAGAGGAATTCAGTTCACCTCAATACGTGTTCAGGACAAGTATTGATGTCCACGCCAACAAATGAAACACACTCGCTAGGGAATAAAATTCAGGATTATcataaaaccaaaattttgACATCTAACTTGAAGTTAAAACCTGACGATATCATCCAGAGCTGCCTCCAACTGCTTAACGGGAATGTCATGCTGATACATCCCAACGCCGATATGCCGCGGCGAAATGCGAACGTATTCAGTTAACGGATCCTGAAGTCGACGAGCAATAGAAACTAGAGGAGGGAGCTTATGGTTTAAACACGttcaaaaaaaggggaatttgaaaaatcagATTGTTACTAGCGCTTATCAAGTTAGGCTCCAAGTGTGGAAATTCTTCTTTGGCTTCGGGTGAACATGAGTAAATAGAAGCTCCGCATTCATTAATGATGGTATATCTGACGTCATAGGGTTTAAAAACGCCTTTTTGAATGAGTTTGCTCAAAAAGTCTTCTGTTTCTCTGCAAGCTTTCCCATTCCCGAGACCGATTGTCGTACACCTGCAAAGAGAAGCTGAACTAATGTGTACGCAAATTAGACAGACAAGAATGCTTTTTACCCATATTTCTGAACCATGCTTATTAAAGAAGTGGCTGCAGACTGACTCGCGACGTCTCGTTCACCAAAGCGAATATAAATAGTTTCAGTGTAGAGTACGGCACCACTCGGAGAAACGGCAGCGCATTTGCAACCATGTTTGAAACCTATTTGATTTGAATACACGATTACTACTTAaatgcaaaaggaaaaaaaaaaaaaatgatataacCAGGATCCAGGCCCAGTACAGTGGTATTTGGTAACGGAGGCGACAGCAGCAAACCCTTCAAATTACGAGCGAATACATCGACAGCCGCGTGATGGGACTTTTCCGTCAGCTTCGATCTTATTCTTCGTGTTAAGCGTGGTTCCACTGGAAATACAGAGAAGACATTAATAGCCAATACAAAAAACCGAAATATTAAGGATATACCTATCCGAGAGTAAGCATCTTTGATACTCTTAGTGACAATAGATTTTCTGAAGTTACTAGAAGTATCAGTGCCCCGATTTCCGTACTTCCTTTCACAGTAGTTGATCCAACTAGATTCAACATGATTTGGGAAGGTAATTTTCACTgacaatattttcaaatcctCACCTCTACTGATAGCGAGAAACTAAAATGCAATCAAACATGTTATCTCAAAGGTTTGATTTACGACTTATTACAGAAAAATCAACTTACCAAATGCGGTTTGATGGAATTTTCTTGGCTTCCAACACTAAACGTTTTATCAATATATGATTCGAATTTGGCGAGATCGGACGGATCTTGCTTACTAGCATTACGTGACTTAGTGACACAAATTCGGGCATCCGCTTTAGCCACCCTGCACATCAAAGATTTGTTAATATAATTCAACGATTAACAGGCTTTCCATCTTACAATTCACTCATTGTAtccacattttctttgttctttccAATGGCATCAGCTATCACGTGCTGTATCCCCAGTTCGACATTTTTCAGCGAGTCCAGACCCTCAACATTAGGCTTAATGAGGGATTCCAGGGAAGCATGTTTCTTTCCTTCGAGTATTGCAATTGCAACTGATTCTAATCCTAACTCTCTTGCCTTGGCTGCCAgggttcttttctttgtatCCTTAAAGGGGGCATActgcaattgaaaaag
Encoded proteins:
- the LOC130703885 gene encoding S1 RNA-binding domain-containing protein 1-like, which gives rise to MKRRNSENATEPIVKRTKSRWDVGPNDVENKGILPKCESKPNTQKFSGEAKWEIHEVLADSFGVPLPACKNFTSLIQEDCTLPFIARYRKEMIGNLDIEVLRKMKSSLEDLQKVQGKIVSVVKSLEKQSALTPSLNETICNIKDLDELEFCYAPFKDTKKRTLAAKARELGLESVAIAILEGKKHASLESLIKPNVEGLDSLKNVELGIQHVIADAIGKNKENVDTMSELVAKADARICVTKSRNASKQDPSDLAKFESYIDKTFSVGSQENSIKPHLFLAISRGEDLKILSVKITFPNHVESSWINYCERKYGNRGTDTSSNFRKSIVTKSIKDAYSRIVEPRLTRRIRSKLTEKSHHAAVDVFARNLKGLLLSPPLPNTTVLGLDPGFKHGCKCAAVSPSGAVLYTETIYIRFGERDVASQSAATSLISMVQKYGCTTIGLGNGKACRETEDFLSKLIQKGVFKPYDVRYTIINECGASIYSCSPEAKEEFPHLEPNLISAISIARRLQDPLTEYVRISPRHIGVGMYQHDIPVKQLEAALDDIVSECVSFVGVDINTCPEHVLSKVAGLSSNKAKKIIDYRNKKGQFVNRQQICDVPSLGPITFQQCAGFLTIPETSATDNSNDNVDKEPCKPKKVSRGKKAVTHSPNPLDRTCVHPESYQLAHRIIHMFKGNMEEIGHESFIRQLQTYLSTKPSKQIAKELRESEGKVDQIVLSLLHPLRYDLRTNFDKPLFKRSVTSIADLKIGQELRGRISNITDFGAFVDIGVGKDALVHTSRMRGKKEILSVTNQVSVRVINIDMSLERISLEII